TGCCAGTCTCCCATCTCTACACCAACTGTGAGAAAACACAGTACCAGTAGAGGTTTCATTCAGAGGGTTTATTGTGTTCTAAATCTTTACAAAAGATTCCAAAATATTTACACAAGGCTGCAATGAGGTAACCCACTATTACCCATTTACTACCCATTCTTAAATATGCGCAAGAAAGTGTCTTGTGAACTTTTTACCAATTACCAAAATAATGGAATTTTGGTGTCTTTAGCGTGTCTTTTACATAAGGACTAATATGCAACAGCTTTGTTAAAGTGAACAGTGGAGACCCTAAAATGAAGGTCTTACAGTAGATGGAGAAATGtatgcagattttaaaaatagtgCTCTTACCTGTAGCTAATGAGCACTGAGTATTGTACTCAAACTCTGTGCTTTGTTGCTTCTGTTCTTCACTGGTAGCTGACTTGCTATTACTCTGAGGTTTGAGGGAGTCGGTTGGTGGCAGTGAAGATTGAGACGGTGTCTGATCTGAACCAGGCTGAGTGGTGATTGCATCGATTTCCTGTGGTGGATACAACATTGGCAGAAACATTTTATTGCATATATTTGTCTCCGGTCCTAAGAATGACCCTCATGGTGCTTAGGAATAATTGCATGTAAGAAAGCATTCTTAACTCACACTGTAAACATCATTATGTTGAATAAATTGATCTTTTGTTAGCCTTATTGTAAACACGTGAAATGCTCAAAACTGCAGCCGAGTTCAACAAGAAAGTATATTAAAAGGTACTGAAAATTATACTCACAGCCATAAAATTGGCCAGTGTGCTGTCAATGTCGGCTGACTGGTTGTGTTGGGAATTTGTAGCGGAGGTGCGGACATTCCCagattcctcttcatcactaTCTTCATAGGCTCCAAGCAAGGATAGCCCCTCTACAAGGGAAGACAAAGAAGAGAATGTTTCCCAATTCATTGAAAATTCAGTGAGTGGGGCAGGTGGAGGCAGACCGTTTACCTGTAGCTTTGACTGCTGGAGTCTTCATATTTGGGCGCATTTGTTTGACACTTTTGTTGCCGTCACCTTCTTGTTCATCTGGGAGGAAAGTAAGAAAGAATTTGATTAGGATTCCAGAAGTAAAAGCAATCTGACCTACGGTAATGTTAACTTCAatgagtgtttttcttctgataagaaataaacacaagaaaCGGACTAAAGTACCATTCACAATTTTGTTTCGTTACGTTTCACATATCTCAATCAGTCAATGAGTCCTAAAACGTGAAGGTAAAGTTATGCTAACAATGACCACTAGCACGCTATTTACTAGCATGGTAACAACCTGATAGTTTTAAAGGAGGATTTAAAAACTACACAATCCACCACAAATGCTTTAAATGGCTTATAAAGTGTATTGGCGACATTTAGTTTTACAAGATGTTATAAATACTTTGTTACTATATTTGCGGGAATGATTCTGATGCGATTATTTAtacgttagcatttagctaatgCGAGGCTAATAACCTACCATCCGATCCAGATAGCGGCTCATCGCGTTCACCGGCATTTCCACTTCGAAGCCCAGGAGGCGAAAGCTGTAGGATCGTTCTCCGACCGGCCGCTGCCCCGGCGAGacgactttttttccccatcaatGTTGATCTAGCCGACGGCCTCGCTACTTGCCCGTGGTAATTGCGGCAACTCTTTACACTAGCACAGGAAGTAGTTTAACTTCCGGTTCATAAGTTCATGTTTTGGCCGTCTAACCGGGTTGGTAGCTAATGTCACTTCACAGCTCGTACACTCACCAATACAGCAAAGCAGGACAAAGTTTATCTTTTACCAGTGACATTCTGCTTTTGTCGATTACCTCACCTGTTTCGTGGATCAATTAAGCGTTTACTGGTTTGATAAACTGAAACTTGTACCTTCGTGAAATCTGGAAAAAGCGAAGATAAGCAATTACACGGTTGAAGACTGGAGCCACCCACCGATGTCGTATGAACATAAAGAGGACCCGCCACACTGGCAGCAGTCATCAAGGCTGGAGGGGGAAACAACTGCCCAAACCAGGACCGCTAGGAAAACCACAGGCTCGGTTGGATCGCACACTATTATGGGTACGATGGGGCCGGTTCTGCATTGGCTGCACGATGTGGCAGCCGTGACGCTCCTCAGAGCGCGGCGGACATTATTCCAGGCTGCAATCCTTCTGTGTATCCTGGTTTTGCTACTTTGGGTCTCAGTCTTTCTGTATGGAAGCTTCTACTACTCCTACATGCCCACCGTGAGCTTCTCCACCCCCGTGCACTTCTACTACACGTCTGATTGCGATGCTTCAGAGTCAGCACTTTGTTCCTTCCCCATAGCCAACATCTCTTTCATGAAGAACGACAGGGATCAGGTGATGGCCTACGGGCAGCCTTATAGAATATCATTGGAGCTGGAGTTGCCAGAGTCACCAGTGAATGAACATCTTGGTATGTTTATGGTCAAGTTCTCTGCTTATACCAAAGGTGGGGCGACGGTGTCGTCCGTAGGGCGATCCACCATGCTGCACTATCGCTCCAGCCTTCTGCAGACTCTGGCCACTTTGGTGTTCTCTCCGTTCCTTCTGACTGGGATGGCTGAACAGAAGCAGCTTATAGAAGTTGAGCTCTACTCAGACTACAAGGCTAATACCTATCAGCCGACTGTCGGCGCAGTCATTGAGATCCAGTCCAAACGGGTTCAGATCTACTCATCTCAACTCCGCATCCACGCTTACTTCACCGGTATAAGATATGTCCTGTACAACTTCCCTCTCACGTCTGCGGTGATCGGCGTGGCCACCAATTTTGCTTTCCTTAGTGTCATTGTGCTCTTCAGCTACCTGCAGTTCATATGGGGTGGGCTCTGGCCTCCAGATCAGGTGAGAGTCAGAGTAATGATGGGAGACAACACCCGCAtccagcagaggaaagaggaggctcGGAAGCGTATGGAGAAGGAGAACTCTCAGAAGGACCTATGTTCTCCCAAAGTGATCGGAGCTATGAACGAGCCGTCAGACGTCCATGGAAGTGAAGCAGAGCCCGAGCCCGCATCCAAGGAACCCACGATGACCTCAGATACATCTGGAGGTGTAAGTCAGGATGCGCCTTGTGACTCTGTGACCCCCGAGGAGACAAACAGCTCTGAGGGGTTAAATGGATGCCAGACGCGTCAGCCGGATGAGACGTGCCTGCGACAGAGACCTGGGCCATGGATGAGCCTCTGAATCTGTCGCAATCTGTCCCGTTTTGATTGATACATCTGTAAGTCCAGGCCTAAGTACAAATGCATGACAGTCTAATGTGCGTTGTTTTAGCAAACCAGCTACGAATTGAGTATTTATTGTCTCGCATGGGGAACTCTTAACCTCACCAAAGCACCGTTCCATTTCTTTTGTTCTTATCGTCTGTTTATGGTTATCTCTGTCCCATCTTGAGGTTTCTTTTTATGGACGCAcactcagcaggaggagggacagcATTCCATTCTGAATCAGTGGTTTCATCAGTATTACCTGCTGCTTTTAGAATTTAGCACCTAACTATCAACACGCCCGGAGTTGCTTCATGTGTTCACGTCATGGCCAGCCTGCATAATCTGATGTCAACCGAGTAAATGGGCTTTATTACAATTCAGTCACAAGTTGAACCGATTCTGTCTTCAAATGTAGCTTCAATGTTCCTTAAAACGCACTCCAGAATTTCTGCGTCTCTAAAGGATTTCAGTTTTAGCCTTGTGACGCTAACCGCATCTACTGTGTAAGAaaagtgtctttgtttttaataacttttaaaaagatatatatagaatatatagaCATAATGGGTCCAGTTTGAGGGGAATGAAGACGCTTCTTCATCACTGAATGAGAGATGTCTTGTGTGTGACGGGGGATTTCACAGCTACGGCTCATTCACTCCAATCATCTGTGCACGCCACGCTTGAGCCTCGTAGAAACTATTTATTATGCTtttcacagaaaaacagaacagatgCAGCAGAGTAGACCTGAGGTCACTAAAGGCCGTTTAGCAAAGCTGATGTTTGTATTCACGATGGgttaaaataaagatgaatcgGAGACGTTACTGCTTTAGTTATGATAGAGAAGTGaaagtgatggaggaaaagatTCAGTTATTTATGCATGTAAATGCACCAGAGGCTCTAACCGCAAGTGTTATTTAGCGACAcagttgtatttattttcttcctatCTATGTGGACTTCTGTCTGAAACAATAAAGCACCTTCTGCTGACATTTTGTGCCAATAAGCTGCGTCATTTCAGTAATCACAGATCAATAAAAAGGAATGGAATCCTCCGCCTGCATGGTTGAACGGATGTATTTCACAATCCACTGTGACAAAAAGAGCATCACTGTATGCATGCATGCTATTTAACTTTTCGAATTATTAATGAATGTGAAAATCAAGCCAATAATCACTTTTTCCTGAAGTAATTAGACGGCAGGGCTGCAGTtacagagcagagctgagcgCACTGAGGCCCATTAGCAGTCTTAATTCTGCCAGATGAATTATACATTGGGCTGAATAAGAAATGCACTAATTGACTCTCATCATCCATTACTGGTATTAAAAACCTCACTGTATTTAACCTCAGCAGGGAGGGATTGGTGTCCAAAGTCCCCTCTTCTGCAACATAATGTGAGAAAACCCCAACATATGTCCCAGACAACAAACCCATTATTGTTGTTTACATCCAGAATGAAATTCAAAAttccaaaacaaaagcaaatgggTCACCAGTTATACTGCTTTTAACACTTCTGACAAATTCTTTGGTGCAAGGAAATGAAAtctttctatttttgttttttaaaaaaaggtcatACATTCTGTTGCTTTAATATTGTATAAACAtactgtaaacacaaacatctacTGTCTCATTCCAAATTCGGAGGCTGTGAGCCTTCCTGTGAACGTGCATTCATAACCTACTTAATATGTCGGGTTTCGCTGCTGTTATACGCCAAAGCAATCTGTTGTGGAGGTCACGGCTGTGTCCTGTCAACGTCGAGGGGGATGCAGGAGAGTTAGCATTGTAGCCCTAGCAAGAATGTCTCAGCGTGTGCCCAGGATGCAGACCAACCCTTAAACCTTGACCATCATCTCCTGTTTCCAGTCTTCTCCTCTACATATgttgctcctccccctccccagggAGAGCGTCCGCCACCTCCGCTGTAGCCTCACCGGCTGCCTTTGTCCCGTCGTCCTCCTGCTCGTCGTCTGAGCTGTCCGCCCAGCGCCCGACTCTCCTGACTCCCTCTCCCACCGCCGGGGCGTTGACGCAGGGGTTGTGGTCGTAGATGACCAGCTTCAGCCCCTGCATGTGGCCCAGAGCTGGGAAGTGGCGTATCCTGTTCCGATCCACATCGATGACAGCCAATAGGTGCATATCCAGCAGGACCGGAGGAAACTCTGCCAGCTGGTTCCCAGCAAGCCAGATGCTCCTcagctcttccagctggctCAACTCTCTTGGTAAACTCTGTATCTGGTTGTAACCGAGGTGAAGCGTCTTCAGATTAGAGAGCTCGCAAACAACTTTAGGGAAACTGAGGAAGCAATTGGTCTCCAGCCACAGCGTACTGAGTTCCTTGAGGTCTCGAAGTTCTCCAGGGAGGCGCCAAAGCCTGTTGCTACCCAGGTAAAGGATACTGAGCTGGGGCAGGCGGCAGACAGCCACAGGTAGTTCCTCGAAGCAGTTGAAGTCCAGggccaggagctgcagcttcctcaaGCCCTGGAGTTCAGCCGGTAACCTGCTGAGGTTGTTGTTGCTCAGGTAGAGCTTCACCAGCTCGTCGAAGACACAGGCGGCCACAGGCAGCCGGCGCAGCTGCCGGCCGCTCAGGTCAAGGGTCCGGTCCAGCGGCATGTCCTCCAGGTCCCCCACCAAGAAGCGCTGGCAGCGCTCCGAGGGGACAAAGGCGACGATGCCTCGCACGGCGTTACCCATCCTGGCTGACTGGCTCTGACACGCGCAGGCCGCCGGCCCTCTTCATCAGTTTGCGGGCTGAGAGGGGATGTTGGTCTCGTTGAGGAAATTGAATGGCGTCCCATTAAACGAATGCTGCTCCACCGCCCATCCGGGATTATTGATCTTGAGCAAATGGGAAAAGCAAGGAAGTTTGTTGCACATTAAGGCTGTAGAAATGATGTTGACTTCAACATCAGCGTATAAAGATGATTTGACAATGGCAGGATTTCCACGCTGAATAACAGgttaaaagataaataaaagctCCGCCGGCGACATGAAAACACAGTAAACATACGTACTCTCCCATGTGTTCCCAGGGCTCTGTGCATCT
The nucleotide sequence above comes from Takifugu rubripes chromosome 9, fTakRub1.2, whole genome shotgun sequence. Encoded proteins:
- the LOC101063430 gene encoding leucine-rich repeat-containing protein 10-like, which gives rise to MGNAVRGIVAFVPSERCQRFLVGDLEDMPLDRTLDLSGRQLRRLPVAACVFDELVKLYLSNNNLSRLPAELQGLRKLQLLALDFNCFEELPVAVCRLPQLSILYLGSNRLWRLPGELRDLKELSTLWLETNCFLSFPKVVCELSNLKTLHLGYNQIQSLPRELSQLEELRSIWLAGNQLAEFPPVLLDMHLLAVIDVDRNRIRHFPALGHMQGLKLVIYDHNPCVNAPAVGEGVRRVGRWADSSDDEQEDDGTKAAGEATAEVADALPGEGEEQHM